In one Lolium rigidum isolate FL_2022 chromosome 3, APGP_CSIRO_Lrig_0.1, whole genome shotgun sequence genomic region, the following are encoded:
- the LOC124703690 gene encoding LOB domain-containing protein 39-like: protein MSCNGCRVLRKGCSDACVLRPSIEWIDGAQPQANATVFVAKFFGRAGLVASLAAVPLHHRQALFRSLLYEACGRTINPVSGAIGLMWTSNWDLCQAAADAVLRGESLRALSAVPAAFTDRDMAGLYGNVGTNTGSSSSLHSSPENSSSAPSRKRSKNNCGVGGAQQQQINLMPPMLQSCELDLCLTPVLPLGGGERLCGGGGASDEYSTTTCCEQEASGDAEAGAPALLNLFS, encoded by the exons ATGAGCTGCAACGGTTGCCGCGTGCTGCGCAAGGGTTGCAGCGACGCCTGCGTGCTGCGGCCAAGCATCGAGTGGATCGACGGCGCGCAGCCGCAGGCCAACGCCACCGTCTTCGTCGCCAAGTTCTTCGGCCGTGCCGGCCTCGTCGCCTCCCTTGCCGCCGTCCCGCTGCACCACCGCCAAG CCTTGTTCCGGTCGCTTCTGTACGAGGCGTGCGGCCGGACGATCAACCCGGTGAGCGGCGCCATCGGGCTCATGTGGACCAGCAACTGGGACCTCTGCCAGGCGGCCGCGGACGCCGTGCTACGGGGCGAGTCACTGCGCGCGCTCTCCGCCGTGCCCGCCGCCTTCACCGACCGCGACATGGCCGGCCTCTACGGTAACGTCGGCACCAACAccggcagctcctcctcgctACACTCGTCGCCGGAGAACTCCTCCTCCGCGCCCTCCAGGAAGCGGAGCAAGAACAACTGCGGCGTGGGCGGGGCACAGCAGCAGCAGATAAACCTCATGCCGCCGATGCTGCAGTCGTGCGAGCTGGACCTCTGCCTGACGCCCGTGTTGCCGCTGGGCGGCGGCGAGAGGCTGTGCGGTGGCGGAGGCGCGTCGGACGAGTACTCGACCACGACGTGCTGCGAGCAGGAAGCCAGCGGCGACGCGGAGGCTGGGGCCCCGGCGCTGCTGAACCTCTTCAGCTGA